A genomic window from Purpureocillium takamizusanense chromosome 2, complete sequence includes:
- a CDS encoding uncharacterized protein (COG:Q~EggNog:ENOG503NYYT~TransMembrane:1 (i254-270o)) — MEDLLSRLASGLRNHIDGPLNILEMGAGTGGTIRWVVSLLASLDPPVEYTFTDLDSSFCVLTRKKFGRNLYESARNIRKPLRPDGFLLMVEMTTPMYWVDMIFGLLEGWWLFDDGRTHAVADENRWARDLQSAAYGHVNWTDGQREEKGLQKLIIAMASGPRQRQVDSFESKGIDSPQDCLEKFLVWETDLSKPRLGLAAVDYEALLGETTHIIHNVWLMNARWPVKRFEPQFQILRNLLDAGLTMSKRGRGKAGFLFVSFIATVGHWPLHMNNPNVPEERVTIERCTDTPNGSMP; from the exons ATGGAAGACTTGTTGTCTCGCCTTGCTTCTGGGCTGCGCAATCATATCGACGGACCGCTCAACATTCTGGAGATGGGTGCCGGCACCGGTGGAACGATTCGATGGGTGGTTTCACTGCTGGCTAGCCTTGACCCGCCCGTCGAGTACACGTTCACGGACCTCGACTCGTCCTTTTGCGTGCTGACTCGAAAGAAGTTTGGAAG GAATCTGTACGAGTCCGCCAGAAACATTCGGAAACCCCTGAGGCCTGATGGATTTCTCCTCATGGTCGAAATGACGACACCCATGTATTGGGTCGACATGATTTTCGGGCTGTTGGAGGGCTGGTGGTTGTTCGATGACGGCCGAACTCATGCCGTTGCCGACGAGAATAGGTGGGCTCGAGACCTTCAATCGGCCGCCTACGGACATGTCAACTGGACCGACGGCCAACGAGAAGAGAAAGGCCTTCAGAAGCTGATTATTGCAATGGCCTCGGGCCCGAG GCAGCGGCAAGTAGATTCATTCGAGAGCAAGGGCATAGATTCTCCCCAAGATTGTTTGGAAAAGTTCCTGGTGTGGGAGACGGACTTGTCGAAACCTCGCTTGGGCCTTGCCGCGGTGGACTACGAGGCGCTGTTGGGCGAGACGACGCATATCATCCACAACGTGTGGCTCATGAACGCCAGATGGCCTGTCAAGCGGTTTGAGCCGCAGTTCCAGATCCTGAGAAACCTATTGGACGCCGGCTTGACTATGTCTAAGAGAGGCAGAGGAAAAGCCGGCTTCCTTTTCGTCTCCTTCATTGCTACCGTCGGACATTGGCCATTGCACATGAACAATCCCAACGTCCCCGAAGAACGAGTGACAATCGA ACGCTGCACCGACACCCCGAACGGTTCAATGCCATGA
- a CDS encoding uncharacterized protein (EggNog:ENOG503NYYT~COG:Q), whose translation MPDRESQLVTVSTEFITRTAVPYPAKSSKEILEDLLQEFPDQNAANKLTFYIGSN comes from the coding sequence ATGCCCGACAGGGAGTCACAGCTCGTCACTGTGAGCACTGAGTTCATTACGCGAACGGCCGTGCCATATCCCGCCAAGTCCAGCAAGGAAATCCTCGAGGATCTCCTCCAAGAATTCCCGGACCAAAACGCGGCAAACAAACTCACATTCTACATCGGGTCCAATTAA
- a CDS encoding uncharacterized protein (COG:S~TransMembrane:4 (n4-15c19/20o43-61i183-206o230-253i355-375o)~EggNog:ENOG503NYKH), with amino-acid sequence MKPIVAVPATAALVLRAWKKKSLTPAGLVAATLTAVAHAYHPWNLPFVLLCVFFLAGTRVTHIKENVKATLTMHSRGTPGGEGPRTHVQVFANSLMASILTVLHAYQLRARAAALADSNTPNPKGSMCYSWGGDLLVIGIIANYAAVAADTFSSELGILAKSEPRLITSWNLRKVPRGTNGGVTLMGLAAGLFGSMVIVTAAMVFLPSCTAATAPALGGGMPWSLDQRRIFMGFLILWGALGSVLDSFLGGLFQRSVKDVRSGKIVEGEGGERVLVSASTNPIAGGSSTRAEAKAAALARADGKAKEKLNTSAVDDDEDEDRYSISNKHRKSSFGDQRPSRIVESGWDLLDNNDVNFLMASMMSIGAMAAASWYWGVPIDSVLRP; translated from the exons ATGAagcccatcgtcgccgtccccgccacggcggcgctcgttTTGCGAGCTtggaagaagaagtcgcttaccccggccggcctcgtcgccgcgaccctgacggccgtggcgcaCGCCTACCACCCCTGGAACCTCCCCTTCGTCCTGCTCtgcgtcttcttcctcgcgggGACGAGGGTCACGCAT ATCAAGGAGAATGTCAAGGCCACGCTGACGATGCACTCGCGAGGCACGCCCGGAGGCGAGGGGCCCCGGACTCACGTCCAAG TGTTTGCCAACTCGCTCATGGCCTCCATCCTGACCGTGCTGCACGCCTACCAGCTccgagcccgagccgccgccctggccgactCTAATACACCGAATCCGAAGGGATCCATGTGCTATTCCTGgggcggcgacctgctcgtcaTTGGCATCATAGCCAACtacgcggccgtcgcggccgacacGTTCAGCTCCGAGCTGGGAATACTGGCCAAGAGCGAGCCCCGACTCATCACGTCGTGGAACCTGCGCAAGGTGCCTCGCGGGACGAACGGCGGAGTCACCCTCATGGGGTTAGCCGCCGGGCTATTCGGCTCCATGGTCAtcgtgacggcggccatggtgttcCTGCCGTCCTgtacggcggcaacggcgcccgCTCTCGGTGGCGGTATGCCGTGGTCGCTGGACCAGCGGCGAATATTCATGGGATTCCTCATCCTCTGGGGGGCCCTGGGGAGCGTCCTGGACAGCTTCCTCGGCGGGCTGTTCCAGCGGTCGGTCAAGGACGTCCGATCTGGAAAGATTgtggagggagagggaggcgagCGCGTGCTGGTCTCGGCGTCTACAAACCCGATCGCCGGCGGGTCGTCCacgcgcgccgaggccaaggctgccgccctggccaggGCGGACGGGAAGGCCAAGGAAAAGCTCAACACGTCAGCcgtggatgacgacgaggacgaggacaggTACAGCATCAGCAACAAGCACCGCAAGTCCAGCTTCGGCGACCAACGGCCGTCGCGGATCGTCGAGAGCGGATGGGACCTGTTGGACAACAACGATGTCAATTTCCTCATGGCAAGCATGATGAGCATCGGAGCAATGGCCGCAGCGAGCTGGTACTGGGGTGTGCCTATAGACTCGGTACTGAGGCCGTGA
- the GLN1 gene encoding Glutamine synthetase (EggNog:ENOG503NVDA~BUSCO:EOG09262MXH~COG:E) encodes MASREILSSRTETVNKYMQLDQKGKIMAEYVWVDAVGETRSKSRTLPEKEYKPEDLPVWNFDGSSTAQAPGENSDVYLRPAAVYPDPFRGSPNIIVLAECWSADGVPNKTNFRHDCVKVMEAYADHEPWFGLEQEYTFLDHDDRPFGWPAGGFPAPQGPYYCGVGSGKVVLRDVVESHYKACLYAGVNISGTNAEVMPGQWEFQVGPCQGIQMGDQLWISRFFLARVAEDFGVKVSWHPKPIRGDWNGQGLHSNFSTKEMRAEGGMKHIEEALKKLEPHHIECIKEYGEDNDQRLTGRHETGSIEQFTYGVANRGASIRIPRETAAKGYGYFEDRRPASNADPYRVTKILMTSIFGQL; translated from the exons ATG GCTTCTCGCGAGATCCTCTCCTCCCGGACGGAAACC GTCAACAAGTACATGCAGCTTGACCAGAAGGGCAAGATCATGGCCGAGTACGTCTGGGTCGATGCTGTCGGCGAGACTCGCTCAAAATCCAGG ACCCTCCCCGAGAAGGAGTACAAGCCCGAGGATCTTCCCGTTTGGAACTTTGAcggctcctccaccgcccagGCCCCCGGCGAGAACTCGGACGTCTACCtgcgccccgccgccgtctacCCAGACCCCTTCCGCGGCTCGCCCaacatcatcgtcctcgccgagtgCTGgtccgccgacggcgtcccCAACAAGACCAACTTCCGCCATGACTGCGTCAAGGTCATGGAGGCCTACGCCGACCACGAGCCGTGGttcggcctcgagcaggaGTACACTTTCCTCGACCACGATGACCGGCCGTTCGGCTGGCCCGCGGGTGGCTTCCCTGCTCC TCAGGGCCCCTACTACTGCGGTGTCGGTAGCGGCAAGGTCGTCCTCCGTGACGTCGTAGAGTCGCACTACAAGGCCTGCCTGTACGCCGGTGTCAACATCTCTGGCACCAACGCTGAGGTCATGCCCGGCCAGTGGGAGTTCCAGGTCGGCCCCTGCCAGGGCATCCAGA tGGGTGACCAGCTGTGGATTTCCCGATTTTTCctggcccgcgtcgccgaggacttTGGCGTCAAGGTCTCGTGGCACCCCAAGCCCATCCGTGGCGACTGGAACGGCCAGGGCCTGCACTCCAACTTCTCCACCAAGGAGatgcgcgccgagggcggcatgaAGCACATCGAGGAGgccctcaagaagctcgagccCCACCACATCGAGTGCATCAAGGAGTACGGCGAGGACAACGACCAGCGCCTGACGGGCCGCCACGAGACGGGCTCCATCGAGCAGTTCACCTACGGCGTCGCCAACCGCGGCGCCTCGATCCGCATTCCCCGCGAGACCGCTGCCAAGGGCTACGGTTACTTCGAggaccgccgccccgcctccAACGCCGACCCCTACCGCGTCACCAAGATCCTGATGACGTCCATCTTTGGCCAGCTGTAG
- a CDS encoding uncharacterized protein (COG:S~SECRETED:SignalP(1-16~SECRETED:cutsite=AQA-HG~SECRETED:prob=0.4902)~EggNog:ENOG503P0UM), protein MRYALIASALVASAQAHGLIRWVYGANGVKMPGLTVIDGTPRNCAVNACGSQADTGIIRDQDINANKAGALGKTQGHGSVDAETNVAVWCGNKPAHAAPANKGAEDSVGVEDALGAFAPPQQQKKEKRSKARRQSMLDSLLGGASNLPIIGITGIGATKDMSGMPKTENIISATAAKGKGEGQCNLPTCGKDGIIEVGWFQVNQDGAGPLTGAVDCTSGGKDPKAFKTAQVVQNAPGSGISGLSVATLVEYQVKVKMPAECKKCTGKLGGADNVCVVRVRNNALAGPFGGSGAFTCNMEGGAKKRSVVFEA, encoded by the exons ATGCGCTACGCACTCATTGCCTCCGCCCTCGTGGCCAGCGCCCAGGCCCACGGTCTCATCCGCTGGGTGtacggcgccaacggcgtcAAGATGCCCGGCCTGACTG TCATCGACGGCACCCCGCGCAACTGCGCCGTCAACGCCTGCGGCTCGCAGGCCGACACGGGCATCATCCGCGACCAGGACATCAACGCCAACAAggccggcgcgctcggcaAGACGCAGGGCCacggcagcgtcgacgccgagaccAACGTCGCCGTCTGGTGCGGCAACaagcccgcccacgccgccccggccaacaagggcgccgaggactcggtcggcgtcgaggacgccctcggcgcctttgcgcccccccagcagcagaagaaggagaagaggagcaAGGCTCGCCGCCAGAGCATGCTGGAcagcctgctcggcggcgcgtccaacctccccatcatcggcatcaccggcatcggcgccacCAAGGACATGAGCGGCATGCCCAAGACGGAGAACATTAtcagcgcgacggccgccaagggcaagggcgagggccagTGCAACCTTCCCACGtgcggcaaggacggcatCATCGAGGTCGGCTGGTTCCAG GTCAACCAGGACGGTGCCGGCCCCCTcacgggcgccgtcgactGCACGTCGGGCGGCAAGGACCCCAAGGCCTTCAAGACGGCCCAGGTGGTGCAGAACGCGCCGGGCTCTGGCATCTCGGGCCTCTCCGTCGCCACCCTCGTCGAGTACCAGGTCAAGGTCAAGATGCCCGCCGAGTGCAAGAAGTGCACCGgcaagctcggcggcgccgacaacgtctgcgtcgtccgcgtccgcaaCAACGCCCTCGCTGGCCCCTttggcggctccggcgcctTCACCTGCAACATGGAGGGTGGCGCCAAGAAGCGCTCCGTCGTCTTTGAGGCGTAG
- a CDS encoding uncharacterized protein (SECRETED:SignalP(1-20~SECRETED:cutsite=AFA-AP~SECRETED:prob=0.6900)~EggNog:ENOG503PU1S) — translation MKVFAIVSAIMAASASVAFAAPAAEPITAATDKRETNFGGLPLAGMIPGGANNPLVNVVQQALAAGFAAGDIVLNAGPSLLTDPSKAADLITNMMKQATGTVGNVVTGSA, via the coding sequence ATGAAGGTCttcgccatcgtctccgccatcatggccgcctccgcctcggtcgccttcgccgcccccgcggccgagcccatcaccgccgctACCGACAAGCGTGAGACCAACTTCGGCggcctgcccctcgccggcatgatccccggcggcgccaacaaccCCCTCGTCAACGTTGTccagcaggccctcgccgctggcTTCGCTGCTGGCGACATTGTCCTCAACGCCGGGCCCTCCCTGCTCACCGACccctccaaggccgccgacctcATCACCAACATGATGAAGCAGGCcaccggcaccgtcggcaacgtcgtcACCGGCAGCGCTTAG
- a CDS encoding uncharacterized protein (COG:S~EggNog:ENOG503P41B): MADDKNQAPSTLQSYVDSATGAVQSAIGSLTGNTGDKAKGEVRKDHAQAEHDASQAALKVPGGTVSSSGGVSKDDPNRTQGSWNQTVGSAKEAVGGLIGNESLKNSGRQQNLEGQQQEAKGQLSDLGSGMANRAQGTLGGAVAGLTGDKAGQEHYDQMRADGKAQQRGVEHDLQKKAEAERKE; encoded by the exons atggccgacgacaagaacCAGGCTCCCTCGACGCTGCAGTCGTACGTCGACTCGGCCACGGGTGCCGTCCAGAGCGCCATCGGCAGCCTGACGGGCAACacgggcgacaaggccaagggcgaggtgCGCAAGGACCACGCCCAGGCCGAGCACGACGCTtcccaggccgccctcaagGTGCCAGGCGGCACCGTCTCCAGCTCAGGCGGCGTCAGCAAGGATGACCCCAACCGCACCCAGGGCTCATGGAACCAGACGGTGGGGTCTGCCAAGGAGGCAGTTGGCGGACTCATCGGCAACGAG TCTCTCAAAAACTCTGGCCGCCAGCAAAATCTCGAGGGTCAGCAGCAGGAGGCCAAGGGTCAGCTCAGCGACCTCGGCTCCGGCATGGCCAACCGCGCCCAGGGTacccttggcggcgccgttgccggcctAACCGGTGACAAGGCCGGCCAGGAGCACTACGATCAGATGCGCGCAGACGGCAAGGCACAGCAGCGTGGCGTGGAGCACGACctgcagaagaaggccgaggcggagcgcaaGGAGTAG
- the NFS1 gene encoding Cysteine desulfurase (COG:E~EggNog:ENOG503NUA7): MASLASSALRRSARSVSCPASAAPLRCAALSRAALVATGRRGAASRRGYVSESRTDKAKVETAIKLDKKDFADIPPPQMGVPVDGQVSPMAGMSRRTLAPQPPQILTHLVPEVLKQAAVMEEGQRPIYLDMQSTTPVDPRVLDAMMPFYVGIYGNPHSRTHAYGWESEKAVEEAREHVAKLIGADPKEIIFTSGATESNNMSIKGVARFFGRSGKKKHVITTQTEHKCVLDSCRHLQDEGFEVTYLPVQNNGLIRMEDLEAAIRPETALVSIMAVNNEIGVIQPIEQIGKLCREKKVFFHTDAAQAVGKIPLDVNDMNIDLMSISSHKIYGPKGIGACFVRRRPRVRLDPIITGGGQERGLRSGTLAPPLVAGFGEACRIASEEMAYDSKRIKTLSDRLLQGLLSLEHTSQNGDGNAFYPGCVNVSFAYVEGESLLMALKDIALSSGSACTSASLEPSYVLRALGNSDESAHSSIRFGIGRFTTEAEIDYVLKAVQERVNFLRDLSPLWELVQEGIDLNTIQWSQH; this comes from the exons ATGGCCAGCCTTGCATCCAGCGCGCTGAGGAGGTCGGCTCGCTCGGTGAGCTGCCCGGCCTCTGCCGCACCTTTGCGatgcgccgccctctcccgcGCTGCCCtggtggcgacgggcaggaggggggcggcctCGCGTCGCGGCTACGTCTCCGAGTCCAGAaccgacaaggccaaggtcgagACGGCCATCAAGCTCGACAAGAAGGACTTTGCCGACATTCCCCCGCCTCAGATGGGCGTGCCGGTTGACGGCCAAGTGAGCCCCATGGCCGGTATGTCGCGCCGCACGCTCGCACCTCAACCGCCTCAGATACTGACCCATCTCGTGCCAGAGGTCCTCAagcaggccgccgtcatggaaGAGGGCCAGCGGCCCATCTACCTCGACATGCAATCCACAACGCCCGTTGATCCGCGCGTtctcgacgccatgatgccgtTCTATGTCGGCATTTACGGCAACCCCCACTCTCGGACGCACGCCTACGGATGGGAGAGTGAGAAGGCGGTTGAGGAGGCTCGTGAGCACGTAGCCAAGCTCATCGGCGCGGACCCCAAGGAGATCATCTtcaccagcggcgccaccgaAAGCAACAACATGAGCATCAAGGGCGTCGCCCGCTTTTTTGGCCGCTccggcaagaagaagcacgTCATCACCACGCAGACTGAGCACAAGTGCGTATTGGATAGCTGCCGGCATCTGCAGGATGAGGGCTTTGAGGTCACGTATCTCCCGGTGCAGAACAACGGTTTGATCCGGAtggaggacctcgaggccgccatccgTCCTGAGACGGCCCTGGtcagcatcatggccgtcaaCAACGAGATTGGCGTCATCCAGCCCATCGAGCAGATTGGCAAGCTGTGCCGCGAGAAGAAGGTCTTTTTTcacaccgacgccgcccaggccgtgGGCAAGATCCCCCTTGACGTCAACGACATGAACATCGACCTCATGTCCATTTCCTCGCACAAAATCTACGGCCCCAAGGGCATCGGGGCCTGCTTTGTTCGGAGACGTCCCAGGGTCCGTCTGGACCCCATCATCACAGGTGGTGGCCAGGAGCGAGGTCTGCGGAGCGGCACCCTGGCCCCGCCTCTGGTGGCGGGTTTCGGCGAAGCCTGCCGTATCGCTAGTGAAGAGATGGCG TATGACTCGAAGCGCATCAAGACATTGTCGGAtcgcctgctgcagggcctTCTCTCGTTGGAACACACGAGCCagaacggcgacggcaacgccTTCTACCCTGGCTGCGTCAACGTGTCGTTCGCGTACGTCGAGGGTGAGTCGCTGCTGATGGCGCTCAAGGACATTGCGCTGTCCTCTGGCAGCGCTTGCACATCGGCCTCGCTAGAGCCCAGCTACGTTCTGCGGGCGCTGGGCAACAGCGACGAGAGTGCCCACAGCAGCATCCGGTTCGGCATCGGCCGGTTCACGACGGAGGCAGAGATCGACTACGTGCTCAAGGCCGTGCAGGAGCGCGTCAACTTTTTGCGGGACCTGAGCCCGCTTTGGGAGCTCGTGCAGGAGGGCATTGACCTGAACACGATCCAGTGGAGCCAGCATTAG
- the NFS1 gene encoding Cysteine desulfurase (COG:E~EggNog:ENOG503NUA7~BUSCO:EOG09261Y04) → MASLASSALRRSARSVSCPASAAPLRCAALSRAALVATGRRGAASRRGYVSESRTDKAKVETAIKLDKKDFADIPPPQMGVPVDGQVSPMAEVLKQAAVMEEGQRPIYLDMQSTTPVDPRVLDAMMPFYVGIYGNPHSRTHAYGWESEKAVEEAREHVAKLIGADPKEIIFTSGATESNNMSIKGVARFFGRSGKKKHVITTQTEHKCVLDSCRHLQDEGFEVTYLPVQNNGLIRMEDLEAAIRPETALVSIMAVNNEIGVIQPIEQIGKLCREKKVFFHTDAAQAVGKIPLDVNDMNIDLMSISSHKIYGPKGIGACFVRRRPRVRLDPIITGGGQERGLRSGTLAPPLVAGFGEACRIASEEMAVSNLGDFDDAAFCEPILFSCG, encoded by the exons ATGGCCAGCCTTGCATCCAGCGCGCTGAGGAGGTCGGCTCGCTCGGTGAGCTGCCCGGCCTCTGCCGCACCTTTGCGatgcgccgccctctcccgcGCTGCCCtggtggcgacgggcaggaggggggcggcctCGCGTCGCGGCTACGTCTCCGAGTCCAGAaccgacaaggccaaggtcgagACGGCCATCAAGCTCGACAAGAAGGACTTTGCCGACATTCCCCCGCCTCAGATGGGCGTGCCGGTTGACGGCCAAGTGAGCCCCATGGCCG AGGTCCTCAagcaggccgccgtcatggaaGAGGGCCAGCGGCCCATCTACCTCGACATGCAATCCACAACGCCCGTTGATCCGCGCGTtctcgacgccatgatgccgtTCTATGTCGGCATTTACGGCAACCCCCACTCTCGGACGCACGCCTACGGATGGGAGAGTGAGAAGGCGGTTGAGGAGGCTCGTGAGCACGTAGCCAAGCTCATCGGCGCGGACCCCAAGGAGATCATCTtcaccagcggcgccaccgaAAGCAACAACATGAGCATCAAGGGCGTCGCCCGCTTTTTTGGCCGCTccggcaagaagaagcacgTCATCACCACGCAGACTGAGCACAAGTGCGTATTGGATAGCTGCCGGCATCTGCAGGATGAGGGCTTTGAGGTCACGTATCTCCCGGTGCAGAACAACGGTTTGATCCGGAtggaggacctcgaggccgccatccgTCCTGAGACGGCCCTGGtcagcatcatggccgtcaaCAACGAGATTGGCGTCATCCAGCCCATCGAGCAGATTGGCAAGCTGTGCCGCGAGAAGAAGGTCTTTTTTcacaccgacgccgcccaggccgtgGGCAAGATCCCCCTTGACGTCAACGACATGAACATCGACCTCATGTCCATTTCCTCGCACAAAATCTACGGCCCCAAGGGCATCGGGGCCTGCTTTGTTCGGAGACGTCCCAGGGTCCGTCTGGACCCCATCATCACAGGTGGTGGCCAGGAGCGAGGTCTGCGGAGCGGCACCCTGGCCCCGCCTCTGGTGGCGGGTTTCGGCGAAGCCTGCCGTATCGCTAGTGAAGAGATGGCGGTAAGTAACCTCGGTGATTTTGATGATGCAGCGTTTTGCGAACCCATTCTCTTTTCTTGCGGATGA